The following coding sequences are from one Arachis hypogaea cultivar Tifrunner chromosome 7, arahy.Tifrunner.gnm2.J5K5, whole genome shotgun sequence window:
- the LOC114924236 gene encoding uncharacterized protein encodes MEVKESNRGSWLLTTVYASPQEPERKRLWDELQLMANEIRGEWMMVGDFNEIADPMEKKGGTKVNVNACRKFVDWIQRCNLIDLGYIGTKFTWKGPQWEKLDRVFKRLDRALSNVEWRTRYLNAKVEVLVRSNSNHHSLLINLEPELINNRQRPFCFEAMWNLHPKFKDCVKENWNGNTDLHSSLFSLTNMLMRWNKDIFGNIHKRKRELLRRIGGIQRSPSYGRNRFLEDLEKQLNKELEEIMEREEVLWLQKSRKNWIVEGDRNTKYYHTRTIIRRRKNRVLKLRREDGTWEEDQEELENLAVNFFKRLYDEEERNPDSNYRRSLYHEMEISQQTRMYERPSKEEIKKAFFSIRSLKVPGYDGFLALFYKENWDIIQKNCIRFVHQIWENPSLIKHYNQTNNSHSKGSSS; translated from the coding sequence ATGGAAGTTAAGGAAAGTAATAGAGGCAGTTGGCTCTTAACCACTGTCTATGCTAGCCCGCAAGAGCCAGAGCGAAAGAGACTATGGGATGAACTCCAATTAATGGCGAATGAGATTAGGGGGGAATGGATGATGGTAGGGGACTTCAATGAGATAGCTGACCCTATGGAAAAGAAAGGCGGCACCAAAGTGAATGTTAATGCGTGCAGAAAATTTGTTGATTGGATCCAAAGATGTAATCTCATTGATTTGGGTTACATAGGTACCAAATTCACCTGGAAGGGTCCACAATGGGAGAAACTTGATAGAGTCTTTAAAAGATTGGACAGAGCACtgtctaatgtagaatggagaaCGAGGTACCTAAATGCAAAGGTGGAGGTTCTAGTGAGATCTAACTCGAATCACCACTCCTTGCTTATTAATCTAGAACCAGAGCTCATCAACAATAGACAAAGACCTTTTTGTTTTGAGGCTATGTGGAATTTACACCCAAAATTTAAAGATTGCGTCAAGGAGAATTGGAATGGGAACACTGATCTTCACTCATCCTTATTTTCCCTCACCAATATGCTGATGAGATGGAATAAAGATATTTTTGGCAATATCCATAAACGAAAAAGAGAATTGTTGAGAAGAATTGGAGGAATCCAAAGGAGCCCAAGCTATGGAAGAAATCGGTTCTTGGAGGATCTCGAGAAGCAGCTGAATAAAGAGTTAGAGGAGATCATGGAAAGGGAAGAAGTGCTGTGGTtacaaaaatcaagaaaaaattggATTGTGGAGGGAGACCGTAATACTAAATATTACCATACGAGAACTATAATTCGAAGGAGGAAAAACAGAGTCCTTAAGTTGAGAAGAGAAGACGGTACATGGgaggaagatcaagaagaactGGAGAATCTTGCAGTCAATTTTTTTAAACGGCTTTATGATGAGGAAGAAAGGAATCCAGATAGCAACTACAGAAGAAGCTTGTACCACGAGATGGAGATTAGCCAGCAAACTCGTATGTATGAAAGGCCTAGCAAGGAGGAAATAAAAAAGGCGTTCTTTTCCATTAGGTCTCTAAAAGTCCCAGGATATGACGGATTTCTTGCTCTTTTTTATAAAGAAAACTGGGATATTATACAGAAAAACTGCATTAGATTCGTGCATCAGATTTGGGAGAATCCAAGCCTTATAAAACACTATAATCAAACAAATAACTCTCATTCCAAAGGTTCAAGCTCCTGA
- the LOC112702610 gene encoding uncharacterized protein, translating to MATIIELLPKEYGFVAIVLVIYCFLNFYMAAQVAIARKRYKVPYPTLYASESQNKDAKLFNCIQRGHQNSLETMAIFFMLMILGGLKHPSICGVLGVLYIIARYFYFKGYATGDPINRLKIGRLFFVALVGLMLCAISFGCTLLHRPCSS from the exons ATGGCGACGATAATTGAGTTGCTCCCAAAAGAGTATGGGTTTGTGGCGATTGTTCTTGTAATATACTGTTTCCTGAACTTTTACATGGCTGCACAAGTGGCCATTGCTCGCAAGAGGTACAAGGTTCCTTATCCCACCCTTTATGCTTCTGAATCCCAAAACAAAGATGCCAAACTCTTTAACTGCATTCAG aGAGGGCACCAAAACTCTTTAGAAACAATGGCAATATTCTTCATGCTCATGATTTTGGGAGGGTTGAAGCACCCTTCAATTTGTGGTGTCCTTGGAGTGCTTTATATCATTGCTCGCTATTTCTACTTCAAAGGCTATGCCACCGGTGATCCCATCAACCGTCTTAAGATCGG GAGATTATTTTTTGTGGCGCTTGTGGGTCTAATGCTGTGTGCAATTTCATTTGGGTGCACTCTTCTCCACCGCCCTTGTAGCTCTTAA